In Oncorhynchus mykiss isolate Arlee chromosome 1, USDA_OmykA_1.1, whole genome shotgun sequence, the following proteins share a genomic window:
- the LOC110531877 gene encoding short/branched chain specific acyl-CoA dehydrogenase, mitochondrial isoform X2 translates to MASPLIRCFSKVGRQVSRPWSVCQHGLRNRSTQPDMSAEQAAALGVTYPPLQTYSEEEGMMRDAVNKFAQERLAPFVSKMDENSLMDPEVIKSLFEQGLMGIEIDPEYGGTGSTFFSSILVIEELAKVDASVAVLCDIQNTLINTLFTKLGTAAQKERYLSRLSTDMVGSFCLSEAESGSDAFSLKTRADKHGDYYVINGSKMWISNAEQAGVFLVMANVDPSAGHRGITCFIVDRDTEGLQIGKKENKLGLRASSTCPLNLDNIKVPEKNVLGQIGHGYKYAIGMLNEGRIGIAAQMLGLAQGCFDQAVPYTRQRVQFGKRIFDFQVATLTTSKCIEWMGGVGFTKDYPVEKYYRDCKIGTIYEGTTNIQLSTMAKFIDKEYDH, encoded by the exons ATGGCTTCGCCCTTGATCAGGTGCTTCTCAAAG GTTGGTAGGCAGGTGTCCCGACCATGGAGTGTGTGCCAACATGGGCTGCGGAACAGATCCACCCAACCAGACATGTCTGCAGAGCAGGCTGCTGCTCTGGGGGTCACCTACCCTCCACTACAGACATATTCTGAGGAGGAGGGGATGATGAGGGATGCTG TGAACAAGTTTGCACAGGAGCGTCTTGCCCCGTTCGTGTCGAAGATGGACGAAAACTCTCTCATGGACCCGGAAgtgataaagtccctctttgaaCAGGGG CTGATGGGCATAGAGATCGACCCAGAGTACGGAGGCACCGGCTCCACGTTCTTCTCCTCCATCCTGGTCATTGAGGAGCTGGCCAAAGTGGACGCCTCCGTGGCCGTGCTGTGTGACATCCAGAACACCCTCATCAACACGCTGTTCACCAAGCTGGGGACCGCAGCCCAGAAAGAGAGGTATCTCAGCCGGCTGTCAACAGACATG gttgGTAGTTTCTGCCTGTCAGAAGCAGAGTCGGGTAGCGATGCCTTCTCTCTGAAGACCCGCGCTGACAAACATGGAGACTATTACGTCATCAACGGTTCCAAGATGTGGATCAGCAACGCAGAGCAAGCCGGGGTGTTTCTGGTGATGGCCAACGTGGACCCGTCTGCT GGTCACCGAGGTATCACCTGCTTCATCGTGGACAGAGACACCGAGGGGCTTCAGATCGGCAAGAAGGAGAACAAACTGGGTCTGAGAGCTTCTTCAACCTGTCCTCTCAACCTGGATAACATCAAG GTTCCTGAGAAGAACGTCTTGGGTCAGATCGGCCACGGATACAAGTACGCCATCGGCATGCTGAACGAGGGCAGGATTGGGATCGCCGCTCAGATGCTGGGCCTGGCTCAGGGTTGCTTCGACCAGGCCGTTCCCTACACCAGACAGAGGGTTCAGTTTGGCAAACGCATCTTCGACTTCCAG GTGGCAACGTTGACCACTTCAAAATGCATCGAGTGGATGGGAGGGGTAGGCTTCACCAAAGACTACCCTGTTGAGAAGTACTACAGAGATTGTAAAATAG GTACCATTTATGAGGGCACAACCAACATCCAGCTGTCCACCATGGCCAAGTTTATAGACAAGGAGTATGATCACTGA
- the LOC110514051 gene encoding homeobox protein HMX3-A-like, whose amino-acid sequence MDNKHSQAKAETAQETRPPAKDSPFSIKNLLNFDSKPSNPKTLLATTKGLLEGGFSLSRIGDLTFPSFDIPAQRFGLPAHYLERPSAWWYPYALGTSGHHLYRTGGFEKAIVRDTPSTGGDRDTPELLRKSPDQDDQEDDKNNDKNISTDDVVLEESDGDEPKKEVELVDDWRKIKDENSDKKTCRKKKTRTVFSRSQVFRLESTFDMKRYLSSSERAGLAASLHLTETQVKIWFQNRRNKWKRQLAAELEAANLSHAAAQRIVRVPILYHENTGSETGSAGNVSVSQSLLTFPHQMYYSHPLVTSVPLLRPV is encoded by the exons ATGGACAATAAACATTCACAAGCGAAGGCAGAGACGGCACAGGAGACCCGTCCGCCCGCTAAAGACTCACCTTTCTCTATCAAGAACCTGCTCAACTTCGACAGTAAACCTTCCAACCCGAAGACGCTGCTTGCCACCACCAAAGGACTATTGGAAggaggtttctctctctcccggatCGGTGATTTAACTTTTCCTAGTTTTGACATCCCAGCCCAGAGATTTGGATTACCGGCGCACTATTTGGAACGACCGTCGGCGTGGTGGTATCCCTACGCGCTTGGCACATCGGGACACCATCTCTACAGGACCGGAG GGTTTGAGAAGGCCATCGTGAGAGACACACCATCAACAGGCGGAGACCGAGACACACCGGAGCTGCTGCGAAAATCACCCGACCAAGACGACCAAGAGGACGACAAAAACAACGACAAAAACATAAGTACTGATGATGTCGTTCTGGAGGAGAGCGATGGGGATGAACCAAAGAAGGAAGTAGAGTTGGTGGATGACTGGAGGAAAATTAAAGACGAGAACTCGGATAAAAAAACGTGTCGGAAAAAGAAAACGCGGACAGTCTTTTCAAGGAGTCAGGTATTTCGGTTGGAGTCAACGTTCGATATGAAACGGTACCTCAGTAGCTCGGAACGGGCAGGCCTGGCGGCATCCCTACACCTCACAGAGACCCAGGTGAAAATCTGGTTCCAGAACAGAAGGAACAAGTGGAAACGACAGTTGGCCGCGGAACTCGAAGCGGCCAATCTGAGCCACGCCGCGGCCCAGAGGATAGTCCGCGTTCCCATATTGTACCACGAGAACACCGGCTCAGAAACGGGCAGCGCTGGGAacgtgtcagtcagtcagtccctactAACATTCCCTCATCAAATGTACTATTCACATCCACTAGTCACATCCGTGCCGCTGCTGAGACCAGTTTGA
- the LOC110531877 gene encoding short/branched chain specific acyl-CoA dehydrogenase, mitochondrial isoform X1, whose amino-acid sequence MASPLIRCFSKVGRQVSRPWSVCQHGLRNRSTQPDMSAEQAAALGVTYPPLQTYSEEEGMMRDAVNKFAQERLAPFVSKMDENSLMDPEVIKSLFEQGLMGIEIDPEYGGTGSTFFSSILVIEELAKVDASVAVLCDIQNTLINTLFTKLGTAAQKERYLSRLSTDMVGSFCLSEAESGSDAFSLKTRADKHGDYYVINGSKMWISNAEQAGVFLVMANVDPSAGHRGITCFIVDRDTEGLQIGKKENKLGLRASSTCPLNLDNIKVPEKNVLGQIGHGYKYAIGMLNEGRIGIAAQMLGLAQGCFDQAVPYTRQRVQFGKRIFDFQAMQHQIAHVATQIEAARLLTYNAARLKEAGRPFIKEACMAKYFTSEVATLTTSKCIEWMGGVGFTKDYPVEKYYRDCKIGTIYEGTTNIQLSTMAKFIDKEYDH is encoded by the exons ATGGCTTCGCCCTTGATCAGGTGCTTCTCAAAG GTTGGTAGGCAGGTGTCCCGACCATGGAGTGTGTGCCAACATGGGCTGCGGAACAGATCCACCCAACCAGACATGTCTGCAGAGCAGGCTGCTGCTCTGGGGGTCACCTACCCTCCACTACAGACATATTCTGAGGAGGAGGGGATGATGAGGGATGCTG TGAACAAGTTTGCACAGGAGCGTCTTGCCCCGTTCGTGTCGAAGATGGACGAAAACTCTCTCATGGACCCGGAAgtgataaagtccctctttgaaCAGGGG CTGATGGGCATAGAGATCGACCCAGAGTACGGAGGCACCGGCTCCACGTTCTTCTCCTCCATCCTGGTCATTGAGGAGCTGGCCAAAGTGGACGCCTCCGTGGCCGTGCTGTGTGACATCCAGAACACCCTCATCAACACGCTGTTCACCAAGCTGGGGACCGCAGCCCAGAAAGAGAGGTATCTCAGCCGGCTGTCAACAGACATG gttgGTAGTTTCTGCCTGTCAGAAGCAGAGTCGGGTAGCGATGCCTTCTCTCTGAAGACCCGCGCTGACAAACATGGAGACTATTACGTCATCAACGGTTCCAAGATGTGGATCAGCAACGCAGAGCAAGCCGGGGTGTTTCTGGTGATGGCCAACGTGGACCCGTCTGCT GGTCACCGAGGTATCACCTGCTTCATCGTGGACAGAGACACCGAGGGGCTTCAGATCGGCAAGAAGGAGAACAAACTGGGTCTGAGAGCTTCTTCAACCTGTCCTCTCAACCTGGATAACATCAAG GTTCCTGAGAAGAACGTCTTGGGTCAGATCGGCCACGGATACAAGTACGCCATCGGCATGCTGAACGAGGGCAGGATTGGGATCGCCGCTCAGATGCTGGGCCTGGCTCAGGGTTGCTTCGACCAGGCCGTTCCCTACACCAGACAGAGGGTTCAGTTTGGCAAACGCATCTTCGACTTCCAG GCCATGCAGCACCAGATCGCCCATGTAGCCACCCAGATAGAGGCTGCCAGGCTGCTTACCTACAACGCTGCCCGGCTGAAGGAGGCTGGAAGACCTTTCATCAAGGAGGCCTGCATGGCCAAGTACTTCACCTCAGAG GTGGCAACGTTGACCACTTCAAAATGCATCGAGTGGATGGGAGGGGTAGGCTTCACCAAAGACTACCCTGTTGAGAAGTACTACAGAGATTGTAAAATAG GTACCATTTATGAGGGCACAACCAACATCCAGCTGTCCACCATGGCCAAGTTTATAGACAAGGAGTATGATCACTGA